A window from Chitinophaga filiformis encodes these proteins:
- a CDS encoding M16 family metallopeptidase — MNLITKAISSLLVACAISNIAGAQQKKYEWKEGTSGGYTYKYITNDPMKARFYTLKNGLTVILSVNKKDPRIQTLIGTRAGSNNDPHDHTGLAHYLEHLLFKGTQQFGSLDWSKEKPYLDRIEGLYDTYNHTSDVTARKAVYHQIDSVSGLAAKYAIANEYDKLMAGMGSQGTNAHTWVEETIYEEDIPSNVVDKFLAVQAERFKDPVFRLFHTELEAVYEEKNRGLDNDARKSYELMLSSLFPTHNYGQQSTIGTVEHLKNPSLKAIRDFYNAYYVPDNMAIVMAGDLDPDQVIRQVEKDFSYMKPKPVNEYKSPVEKPITAPIVKEVFGPDAENVMIAFRMPGALDVKSNVLLSVISEVMNNGKAGLLDLNINKQQKVLKSSAGVMAWKDYSVFSLSGTAKQGQTLEEVKDLLLGQLEILKKGEFDETMVKAIVNNAKLSELQGLESNNTRASALMDGFIKHRGKNWLTDVSFVDDMGKVTKQQIVDFANKYFANNYVLLYKRKGEDKNIQKVEKPAITPVEVNREAQSTFLKEINEMPAAKIQPLWLDFGKDIQKGKLGAADVLYVQNKDNGLFRLYYRFDMGSWNNKLLPLAAQYLQFLGTDKYTTEQISKEFYNIACNFNVSAGTDVTTISISGLQENFDQAVSLFEHLLKNCQPNEQALAAFKGRVAKSRSDSKLNKGNILKGLASYAMYGAKNPFNNQLSQAELDGITAQQLVDILHSLPEYQHTVIYYGPQALEAAIAAVQKEHTIPAALKAVPAAIKFDKIDQGNNQVLFTDYDMVQSEVNWVRNTDTYKPENTALVEMFNGYFGGNMGSIVFQTIRESKALAYSTYAYYASPDRKDARYSMVAYVGSQADKMNEAINGMNELLNDIPRSDKLFETARQSMKQDIETERITQDGIIFTYLAAKKLGLDTDYRKTVYSQIDGITFENVKQFHEQNIARKPYTYCIVASDKKVSLDDLKKYGDVKKVSLEEIFGY; from the coding sequence ATGAACCTCATTACAAAAGCAATCTCTTCATTGCTTGTAGCCTGCGCTATATCCAATATTGCAGGCGCACAACAAAAGAAGTATGAGTGGAAAGAGGGCACGTCGGGAGGGTATACTTATAAGTATATCACCAACGACCCGATGAAAGCACGCTTCTACACCTTGAAAAACGGATTGACCGTAATTCTCAGCGTTAACAAAAAGGACCCGCGCATTCAGACCCTTATCGGTACCCGTGCTGGCAGCAACAATGATCCGCACGATCATACCGGTCTGGCCCACTACCTGGAGCACCTCCTTTTTAAAGGTACCCAGCAGTTCGGCTCCCTGGACTGGTCAAAGGAGAAACCTTACCTCGACAGGATTGAGGGGCTGTATGATACCTACAATCATACCAGCGATGTTACTGCCCGTAAAGCAGTATACCATCAGATTGACAGCGTATCCGGACTGGCGGCAAAATATGCCATTGCCAACGAGTATGATAAGCTGATGGCGGGTATGGGCTCACAGGGCACCAATGCACATACCTGGGTGGAGGAAACGATCTATGAAGAAGATATTCCTTCCAACGTGGTTGACAAATTCCTGGCAGTACAGGCAGAAAGGTTCAAGGATCCGGTTTTCCGCCTGTTCCATACCGAGCTGGAAGCTGTATATGAGGAAAAGAACAGAGGGCTGGATAATGACGCCCGTAAGTCTTATGAACTGATGTTATCTTCTCTGTTCCCAACCCACAATTATGGTCAGCAGAGCACCATCGGTACAGTAGAGCATCTGAAGAATCCTTCGCTGAAAGCGATCCGCGATTTCTATAACGCCTACTATGTGCCTGATAACATGGCCATCGTAATGGCAGGTGATCTTGATCCTGACCAGGTGATCAGACAGGTAGAAAAGGACTTCTCCTACATGAAACCCAAACCGGTTAACGAATACAAATCGCCGGTAGAGAAGCCGATCACTGCGCCTATCGTAAAAGAGGTATTTGGTCCTGATGCGGAAAATGTCATGATCGCTTTCCGCATGCCCGGAGCCCTGGATGTGAAGTCCAATGTACTTCTTTCAGTAATATCTGAAGTGATGAACAACGGTAAGGCCGGTTTGCTTGACCTGAACATCAATAAACAACAAAAGGTACTGAAATCAAGCGCAGGCGTTATGGCCTGGAAAGATTATTCTGTATTCAGCCTGAGTGGTACCGCCAAACAGGGACAAACCCTGGAAGAAGTGAAAGACCTCTTACTGGGACAACTGGAGATCCTGAAGAAAGGCGAGTTCGACGAAACCATGGTAAAAGCCATTGTGAACAATGCCAAGCTTTCTGAGCTGCAGGGCCTGGAAAGCAATAATACCCGCGCCAGTGCATTAATGGACGGCTTTATCAAACACAGGGGCAAAAACTGGCTGACAGACGTTTCCTTCGTAGACGATATGGGTAAGGTCACAAAACAACAGATCGTTGATTTCGCCAACAAATACTTCGCTAACAACTACGTATTGCTTTATAAACGTAAGGGCGAGGATAAGAATATCCAAAAGGTTGAGAAACCGGCTATTACACCGGTGGAAGTAAACCGTGAAGCGCAATCCACCTTCCTGAAAGAGATCAACGAAATGCCCGCTGCCAAGATCCAACCGCTGTGGCTGGACTTTGGTAAAGATATCCAGAAAGGTAAACTGGGTGCCGCAGATGTACTGTATGTACAGAATAAGGACAATGGCTTGTTCCGCTTGTACTACCGTTTCGATATGGGCAGCTGGAACAATAAACTGTTGCCGCTGGCAGCACAGTACCTCCAGTTCCTGGGAACAGATAAATATACTACTGAACAGATCAGTAAAGAATTCTACAACATTGCATGTAACTTCAACGTATCGGCAGGGACCGATGTCACCACCATCAGCATCAGTGGCTTGCAGGAAAACTTTGACCAGGCAGTATCCCTGTTCGAGCATCTCTTGAAGAACTGTCAGCCGAACGAGCAGGCGCTGGCTGCGTTCAAAGGCCGTGTTGCCAAAAGCCGCTCAGACAGCAAACTGAATAAAGGTAATATCCTGAAAGGCCTGGCGAGCTATGCCATGTACGGTGCAAAAAATCCTTTCAACAATCAACTGAGCCAGGCGGAGCTCGATGGCATTACCGCACAGCAGCTGGTAGACATCCTGCACTCCCTGCCGGAGTATCAGCACACCGTTATTTATTATGGTCCGCAGGCACTGGAAGCCGCTATCGCTGCTGTACAGAAAGAGCATACCATACCGGCGGCGCTTAAGGCAGTACCTGCTGCAATAAAGTTTGATAAGATAGACCAGGGTAATAACCAGGTATTGTTTACAGACTATGACATGGTACAATCTGAGGTGAACTGGGTAAGGAATACAGATACCTATAAGCCTGAGAATACTGCACTCGTAGAAATGTTTAACGGCTACTTTGGCGGTAACATGGGATCTATCGTATTCCAGACCATCCGTGAATCCAAAGCGCTGGCTTACTCGACCTACGCTTATTACGCTTCTCCCGACAGGAAGGATGCCCGTTATTCTATGGTAGCCTATGTGGGTAGCCAGGCAGATAAAATGAACGAAGCGATCAACGGCATGAATGAACTGCTGAATGATATTCCGCGTTCAGACAAACTGTTTGAAACCGCCAGACAGAGTATGAAGCAGGATATTGAAACAGAACGCATCACACAGGATGGCATCATCTTCACTTACCTGGCGGCAAAGAAACTGGGACTGGATACCGACTACCGTAAAACAGTGTATTCACAGATCGATGGCATTACATTTGAAAATGTGAAGCAGTTCCATGAACAGAACATTGCCAGAAAACCTTACACTTATTGCATCGTGGCTTCAGATAAGAAGGTAAGCCTGGACGATCTGAAGAAGTATGGAGATGTGAAGAAAGTGTCACTGGAGGAAATCTTCGGTTACTAA
- a CDS encoding murein L,D-transpeptidase family protein, which translates to MNRYCLLILLVLTLSVSGFTTNKGDEDYLYKVKILPGSIDPDKVFLLIDKSDYRLYLYEDVTLRKIYKVVFGNKDQSPKRQEGDRLTPEGTFHILSKRIDKLWNRFMLLDYPNEAAWNKFHQMQENGEISAGATPGGGIGIHGVEWNSGIRDNYVEGRINWTLGCVSMKNGDVSELYDIIKVGTPVVIRR; encoded by the coding sequence ATGAATCGCTATTGCTTGTTGATACTCCTGGTGCTGACACTGAGTGTATCAGGATTTACTACCAATAAAGGTGATGAAGATTACCTGTATAAAGTGAAAATACTTCCTGGCAGCATTGATCCTGACAAAGTATTTTTACTGATCGATAAGAGTGACTACCGCTTGTATCTTTATGAAGATGTCACGTTGAGGAAGATATACAAGGTGGTTTTTGGCAACAAGGACCAGTCGCCCAAAAGGCAGGAGGGAGACCGCCTGACGCCCGAAGGGACCTTTCATATATTGAGCAAGCGGATAGATAAGCTCTGGAATCGTTTTATGCTGTTGGATTATCCAAATGAAGCGGCCTGGAACAAGTTCCATCAAATGCAGGAAAATGGGGAGATCTCTGCCGGCGCTACACCAGGTGGCGGTATTGGCATTCATGGTGTGGAATGGAACTCCGGTATACGGGACAACTATGTGGAGGGCCGTATTAACTGGACCCTGGGCTGCGTGAGTATGAAGAACGGAGACGTGAGCGAACTGTATGATATTATCAAGGTGGGAACACCTGTTGTAATAAGACGTTGA
- a CDS encoding alpha/beta hydrolase yields MKLLKRIFRVLLVLFILLNVIAAFHAWKFTHFYAPGSFRNKTPEQMNVLEKARMLLLGVRISKSLVRHTPESRYETVHMTTSNGLQLEGWWTPVAASKGTVILFHGYGGSKDGPIPEAMYFQTLGYNTLLMDFRAHGNSEGTVCTVGYREAEDVMLAYNLVQQKGEKHIVLWGVSMGAAAILRAVPTYHLHPNKVILECSFATLTDAVKGRMRAVSLPGTPFSQLLTFWGGIENGFWGFNYNPADYAQSITMPALISWGAHDTRVTRQETISIYKHLGTKKKELVIFEDCGHQSFCRREGKKWKEHIRKFLAAR; encoded by the coding sequence ATGAAGTTGCTGAAACGTATCTTTCGCGTACTCCTGGTGTTATTCATCTTATTGAATGTCATTGCTGCCTTCCATGCATGGAAGTTCACTCATTTCTATGCCCCGGGTAGCTTCCGGAATAAAACGCCGGAACAAATGAATGTGCTGGAAAAGGCCAGGATGTTATTGCTCGGTGTACGTATTTCAAAATCCCTTGTCAGGCATACTCCGGAGTCCCGCTATGAAACCGTTCACATGACCACCAGCAATGGACTGCAACTGGAAGGATGGTGGACGCCTGTTGCTGCTTCCAAAGGCACTGTCATTCTCTTCCATGGTTACGGCGGCAGCAAAGACGGGCCCATACCTGAGGCAATGTATTTCCAGACACTGGGCTATAATACACTGCTGATGGACTTCCGCGCGCATGGCAACAGTGAAGGTACTGTATGTACTGTTGGTTATAGAGAGGCGGAAGACGTCATGCTGGCCTACAACCTTGTACAGCAAAAAGGAGAAAAGCATATCGTGTTATGGGGCGTTAGTATGGGAGCCGCGGCCATCCTGCGAGCTGTGCCTACTTATCACCTGCACCCCAATAAGGTCATCCTCGAATGCTCTTTTGCCACACTTACTGATGCGGTGAAGGGCAGAATGCGGGCTGTTAGCCTTCCCGGTACTCCTTTTTCACAGCTGCTCACTTTCTGGGGAGGTATAGAGAATGGCTTCTGGGGCTTCAACTACAATCCTGCCGATTATGCGCAAAGCATTACCATGCCCGCCCTCATTTCCTGGGGTGCGCATGATACCCGTGTTACCAGGCAGGAAACCATTAGCATTTACAAACATCTCGGTACGAAAAAAAAGGAACTGGTCATTTTTGAAGATTGCGGGCATCAATCATTCTGCAGGAGAGAAGGGAAAAAATGGAAGGAACATATCCGCAAATTTTTAGCAGCCAGATAA
- a CDS encoding prealbumin-like fold domain-containing protein — protein MKRLLALLLLCSLWACKKNDHDTSPPPPSKPDTVRAKITVWDGTQWNVDKPKGVPAVGAEVRLYSSVTYYKEGWVAYSAITDEHGVATFNNLPEGEYYMLAFKGVIHQGEISNTWDDGDGKTLLSDSIFQTQAEIDNPQTPRQPGAVPGDLRYKDINQDGLISDADMVATPYLKFSVTPKTDTAFSTIIANPVNHEMTLYKTEAQVDSALLPVVKTISTVYQRFRMLDGILSDDADCNGLPEWCELDNFTFTADNAILANLWKDAYACILQLNRMKLSLDNFQSENKELRAQITAFRGLLFSDLMYYFGENVPITHKAKLPRTVTGDTRELRQAAYFQFSAAISDLPVEAPAGKKWRMTQDAAALIIARYTGAGSTWNILLKPILKRGKYSLVAPSQVFVSPDNSEIIWDMTFGMTPEFKQYFVRSGTTVNFFPVARYREALLLNVLNYSQFELDTISTLINTVRVNRQEAPITFTSFDDAQNELNRLLAVEFYREGFRFLRLGPQREAVLGSKGYQQHHHNLPIPSYILRDYPKVLQNEGY, from the coding sequence ATGAAAAGATTATTAGCGCTCCTGCTGTTATGTAGCCTCTGGGCATGCAAAAAAAATGACCACGATACTTCTCCTCCTCCTCCTTCCAAACCCGACACAGTACGTGCAAAGATCACTGTTTGGGATGGTACACAATGGAATGTGGATAAACCGAAAGGCGTACCTGCAGTTGGCGCTGAGGTAAGGCTCTATTCGTCTGTGACATATTACAAAGAAGGATGGGTTGCTTATTCAGCCATTACCGACGAACATGGCGTCGCCACTTTTAATAACCTACCCGAGGGCGAATATTACATGCTGGCTTTTAAAGGAGTGATTCACCAGGGAGAAATAAGCAATACATGGGATGATGGCGATGGCAAGACCCTCTTATCCGACTCCATATTTCAGACCCAGGCTGAAATTGATAATCCACAAACGCCACGTCAGCCAGGTGCTGTTCCCGGCGATCTCAGATATAAAGATATTAACCAGGACGGCTTAATCTCCGACGCCGATATGGTGGCAACCCCATACCTCAAATTCAGCGTCACACCTAAAACAGATACGGCCTTCAGCACCATCATTGCCAACCCGGTCAACCACGAGATGACACTGTACAAAACAGAGGCACAGGTGGACTCGGCACTGCTTCCGGTGGTGAAGACGATCAGTACTGTTTATCAGCGGTTCCGCATGTTGGACGGCATCCTTAGTGACGATGCCGACTGCAACGGCTTACCTGAATGGTGCGAATTGGACAATTTCACTTTCACTGCAGACAATGCCATTCTTGCCAATCTCTGGAAAGATGCCTACGCCTGCATCCTGCAGCTGAACAGGATGAAACTAAGCCTGGACAATTTCCAGTCAGAAAATAAAGAACTGAGAGCACAGATCACTGCCTTTCGCGGACTGCTCTTTTCAGATCTGATGTATTATTTTGGTGAGAACGTACCTATAACACATAAAGCAAAACTGCCCAGAACTGTAACTGGCGATACCCGGGAACTCCGGCAGGCCGCCTACTTCCAATTCTCTGCTGCTATAAGCGATCTTCCCGTCGAAGCGCCAGCGGGTAAAAAATGGCGTATGACACAGGACGCGGCGGCTTTGATAATAGCAAGGTATACAGGAGCTGGTAGTACCTGGAATATATTGCTGAAACCCATTCTCAAAAGAGGTAAATATTCCCTGGTAGCCCCTTCACAGGTTTTTGTCTCGCCAGACAATAGTGAGATTATCTGGGACATGACCTTCGGTATGACACCTGAATTTAAGCAGTACTTTGTGCGCAGTGGAACTACTGTAAATTTCTTCCCTGTTGCCCGTTATAGAGAAGCCTTGCTATTGAATGTGCTAAACTATAGCCAGTTTGAACTGGATACAATTAGTACCCTGATCAACACCGTTCGGGTCAATCGTCAGGAAGCACCAATTACATTTACATCTTTTGATGACGCCCAAAATGAACTGAACAGATTACTGGCAGTGGAATTTTACAGGGAAGGCTTCCGTTTCCTGCGCCTGGGGCCTCAGCGCGAGGCCGTACTGGGAAGCAAAGGATACCAGCAGCACCATCATAATCTTCCTATCCCATCATACATCCTGAGAGATTATCCCAAAGTTCTCCAGAACGAAGGGTACTAA
- a CDS encoding RagB/SusD family nutrient uptake outer membrane protein yields MKKLLFLALSCSLWACKDDDKVTPEPQQPSQKPTASITVWDATQWSPEQPKGTPADGATVELFTSREDYLMKKPAFTATTNGSGVVSFKDIPEGVYFMVATKEGKTNTWRDAQNMTRVSDTLFQSEAEIKDPTQPIQNNVLPGDFKYRDLNGDGMINNDDVAEAPFFTITVKKDSVNTARALIGRTVNHAYPTLSAVEEAFSNEYPKISAAHQQMVMVDGVLSDDADCQIANLPAGFCELDQFTFTPANSIIESAWKNHYASILQLNRMLASLNGIQGDKAAIIAQLKAFRAFLYLELQTYFGTLPMTEQLLLPVGISPGSIYLTRYNIKKDLTDALPGLPDAAPAGKPWYMTSAGANMLLARIALFEINGNDATTYTDKVIATKRYALADSAKVFTAPASNEIIWDITASMNTPFKDYFVRGGLTVNFCPAIRYTETYLLRAMGKILLEDLSGANEAINIVRTRGKKPAITLKTLDETRNELKILYKEELYREGFRYARLVLYNDAKTVLGSKGYQDKHALLPIPQSVLEAYPNIHQNVGY; encoded by the coding sequence ATGAAGAAATTATTATTCCTTGCCTTGTCATGCAGTCTTTGGGCATGCAAAGATGATGACAAAGTAACACCTGAACCGCAGCAGCCGTCTCAGAAGCCTACCGCCAGCATTACTGTATGGGACGCTACCCAATGGAGCCCCGAGCAACCCAAAGGAACGCCTGCAGATGGCGCAACAGTAGAACTCTTTACATCCAGGGAGGATTATCTCATGAAGAAACCTGCCTTTACAGCAACCACCAATGGCAGTGGCGTGGTCTCTTTCAAGGATATTCCGGAAGGCGTTTATTTTATGGTGGCCACCAAGGAAGGCAAGACCAATACCTGGCGTGACGCCCAGAATATGACAAGGGTATCCGACACCCTGTTCCAGTCAGAGGCTGAGATTAAGGATCCGACGCAACCGATACAGAATAATGTACTCCCCGGCGATTTTAAATACAGGGACCTGAATGGCGACGGTATGATTAACAACGACGATGTGGCGGAAGCCCCATTCTTTACGATCACCGTTAAAAAAGATTCTGTCAATACTGCCAGGGCACTGATCGGAAGAACCGTGAATCACGCCTATCCAACACTGAGTGCGGTAGAGGAAGCATTCTCAAATGAATATCCAAAGATCAGTGCTGCCCACCAGCAGATGGTCATGGTAGATGGAGTGCTCAGTGATGACGCAGATTGCCAGATCGCCAACCTGCCTGCCGGCTTTTGCGAACTGGACCAGTTTACATTCACACCGGCAAACAGCATTATTGAAAGTGCCTGGAAGAACCATTATGCCAGCATCCTTCAGTTGAACAGAATGTTGGCCAGCCTGAATGGAATACAGGGCGACAAAGCAGCCATTATTGCCCAGCTAAAGGCTTTCCGCGCATTTTTATACCTTGAACTGCAAACCTATTTCGGAACATTACCGATGACAGAACAACTGTTGCTGCCCGTAGGCATTTCTCCCGGTAGCATATACCTGACAAGGTACAATATCAAAAAAGATCTGACCGATGCATTACCGGGATTGCCGGATGCTGCCCCTGCAGGCAAGCCATGGTACATGACTTCTGCCGGCGCCAATATGCTGCTGGCGAGAATTGCGCTGTTTGAAATAAATGGTAACGATGCAACCACTTATACAGACAAAGTCATTGCAACAAAAAGGTATGCACTGGCCGACTCAGCGAAGGTCTTTACCGCTCCCGCCAGCAACGAGATCATATGGGATATCACAGCGAGTATGAATACTCCTTTTAAAGATTACTTTGTTCGCGGCGGGTTGACCGTTAATTTCTGTCCGGCTATCCGTTATACCGAAACCTACCTGCTCAGGGCGATGGGTAAGATCCTGTTGGAAGACCTTAGCGGCGCCAATGAGGCGATCAACATTGTGCGCACAAGGGGCAAAAAACCTGCTATTACGCTTAAAACCCTGGATGAGACAAGAAATGAATTAAAGATCCTGTATAAAGAAGAATTGTACAGAGAAGGGTTCCGTTACGCCCGCCTGGTGCTTTATAACGATGCAAAAACAGTACTTGGCAGCAAGGGTTACCAGGACAAGCATGCATTGCTGCCTATCCCTCAGTCGGTGCTTGAAGCATATCCGAATATTCATCAGAACGTAGGATATTAG
- the acs gene encoding acetate--CoA ligase, which yields MAYPYQIKSLEEYQENYQQSVMDPEGFWANVADHFYWRRKWDKVLEWNFKDPDVKWFTGGKLNITENCLDRHLGTLGNRPAIIWEPNDPEERHRVITYRDLYNKVCQFANVLKNNGVKKGDRVCIYMGMIPELAIAVLACARIGAIHSVVFGGFSAQSIADRIQDAQASLVITCDGAFRGNKDIPLKSVIDDALMGCPSVKKVIVCTRTRTPVSMIKGRDLWWEDEIKQVETMGNPPCPAEEMDAEDMLFILYTSGSTGKPKGVVHTCAGYMVYANYTFVNTFQYQPGEVYFCTADVGWITGHSYIIYGPLSAGATTLMFEGVPTYPDAGRLWSIVDKYRVNILYTAPTAIRSLMGYGLGPVNHKDLSSLKKLGSVGEPINEEAWHWFKDHIGKGRCPIVDTWWQTETGGIMITPIAGITKEKPGYATLPLPGIQPVLVDENGKEVKGNNVNGNLCIKFPWPGMLRTTYGDHERCRTTYFATYENLYFTGDGCLRDEDGYYRITGRVDDVLNVSGHRIGTAEVENAINMHAGVVESAVVGYPHDIKGQGIYAYVITERQMHDPELTKKDILQTVSRIIGPIAKPDKIQFVSGLPKTRSGKIMRRILRKIAEGELDNLGDTSTLLDPVVVDEIKRGRL from the coding sequence ATGGCTTATCCGTACCAGATAAAGAGCTTAGAAGAGTATCAAGAGAACTACCAGCAAAGTGTAATGGACCCGGAAGGCTTCTGGGCGAATGTAGCTGATCACTTTTATTGGCGCCGCAAATGGGATAAAGTGCTGGAATGGAACTTTAAGGATCCCGATGTGAAATGGTTTACCGGTGGTAAACTGAATATCACTGAAAACTGCCTTGACCGCCACCTTGGTACACTGGGAAACAGACCTGCCATTATCTGGGAACCCAATGACCCCGAAGAACGCCACCGTGTCATCACTTACCGTGATCTCTATAATAAAGTATGCCAGTTCGCTAACGTGCTGAAAAACAATGGCGTTAAAAAAGGAGACCGCGTCTGCATATACATGGGTATGATACCAGAACTGGCTATTGCAGTACTGGCCTGCGCCCGCATAGGTGCTATTCACTCCGTGGTATTCGGTGGTTTCAGCGCCCAGTCCATTGCCGACAGGATCCAGGATGCTCAGGCCAGCCTAGTTATCACTTGTGATGGCGCTTTCCGCGGCAATAAAGACATCCCGCTGAAGTCAGTGATCGACGATGCACTCATGGGCTGCCCTTCCGTTAAAAAAGTAATTGTATGTACCCGTACACGTACGCCTGTCAGCATGATAAAAGGCCGCGACCTTTGGTGGGAAGATGAGATCAAACAGGTGGAAACCATGGGCAATCCCCCATGCCCTGCCGAAGAAATGGACGCAGAAGATATGCTCTTCATCCTTTACACTTCCGGCTCTACCGGCAAACCTAAAGGCGTTGTACATACCTGCGCCGGCTACATGGTATACGCCAATTATACCTTTGTCAATACATTCCAGTATCAGCCGGGTGAGGTTTACTTCTGTACTGCAGACGTAGGTTGGATCACCGGTCATAGCTACATCATATATGGCCCTCTCAGCGCCGGCGCTACCACGCTGATGTTTGAGGGCGTGCCTACCTATCCCGATGCCGGCCGCTTATGGTCCATCGTCGATAAATACCGTGTTAATATCCTGTATACCGCGCCTACTGCCATACGCAGCCTTATGGGCTATGGACTGGGCCCGGTAAATCATAAAGACCTGAGCTCACTGAAGAAACTCGGAAGCGTGGGTGAGCCTATTAACGAGGAAGCATGGCATTGGTTCAAAGATCATATCGGTAAAGGACGCTGCCCGATTGTTGACACCTGGTGGCAGACCGAAACCGGTGGTATCATGATCACACCTATTGCAGGCATCACCAAAGAAAAACCAGGCTACGCCACACTCCCGCTGCCAGGTATACAACCTGTTCTCGTGGATGAGAATGGAAAAGAAGTGAAAGGCAATAACGTAAATGGCAACCTCTGTATCAAATTCCCATGGCCGGGCATGCTGCGTACCACCTATGGCGATCATGAACGCTGCCGCACTACCTACTTTGCTACTTACGAGAATCTCTATTTCACGGGAGACGGCTGCCTCCGCGATGAAGACGGCTACTACCGCATCACCGGCCGTGTAGATGATGTACTCAACGTAAGCGGCCACCGTATTGGCACCGCTGAAGTGGAAAACGCTATTAACATGCACGCCGGCGTAGTCGAAAGTGCTGTTGTAGGCTATCCGCACGATATCAAAGGCCAAGGCATCTATGCTTATGTCATCACTGAAAGACAGATGCACGATCCTGAGCTGACCAAGAAAGATATTCTTCAGACCGTATCCCGCATCATCGGCCCGATTGCCAAACCGGACAAGATCCAGTTTGTAAGCGGCCTGCCCAAAACACGTTCCGGCAAGATCATGCGCCGCATCCTGCGTAAAATAGCGGAAGGGGAACTGGACAACCTGGGAGACACTTCCACCCTACTCGATCCGGTAGTGGTAGACGAGATCAAGAGAGGCAGACTTTAA